In a single window of the Enoplosus armatus isolate fEnoArm2 chromosome 15, fEnoArm2.hap1, whole genome shotgun sequence genome:
- the LOC139297984 gene encoding enhancer of rudimentary homolog has protein sequence MSHTILLVQPTKRPEGRTYADYESVNECMEGVCKMYEEHLKRMNPNSPSITYDISQLFDFIDDLADLSCLVYRADTQTYQPYNKDWIKEKIYVLLRRQAQQAAK, from the exons ATG TCTCACACCATCCTGCTGGTGCAGCCCACCAAGAGGCCAGAGGGAAGGACATACGCTGACTATGAATCTGTCAACGAGTGTATGGAAG GCGTGTGTAAAATGTACGAGGAACATTTGAAAAGAATGAACCCCAACAGTCCTTCGATAACATACGACATCAGCCAGCTGTTTGATTTCATCGATGACCTGGCTGACCTCAGCTGTTTGGT GTACCGCGCCGACACACAGACGTACCAGCCGTACAATAAGGACTGGATAAAGGAGAAAATCTACGTGCTGCTTCGCCGTCAGGCCCAGCAGGCAGCAAAGTGA